The following nucleotide sequence is from Armatimonadota bacterium.
TTGTTGCTGTCCGCCTGATAGGGTAAAGGCAGATTTATTTAGCTTGTCTTTCACCTCATCCCAAAGTGCTGCTGAACGTAAACTCTTCTCAACTATTTCCTCTAGTTTGCTACCTTTTGCCATGCCATGGATTCGTGGCCCGTAAGCCACATTATCAAATACAGACATCGGAAAAGGATTCGGCCGTTGAAAAACCATGCCAATACGCTTTCTCAATTCCACAACATCTACTTCGGGTGAATAGATATTCCTATTTTTAACAAGTACCTCGCCAGTAGTGCGTGCCCCTGGAATTAGGTCGTTCATTCGATTGATTGTTCTAAGAAAAGAGGACTTTCCACATCCAGATGGGCCAATTAGCGCTGTAATTTCTTTTTCAGGTATACTTATGTTGACGTGCTTCAGCGCATGGAAATCATTATAATAAAGATTTAGGTCTCGGGTCGAAACAATGATTTCACGATTTACCAATGAATATGCCTCCTGAATCGGTATCTAATAATTGCTGCGGCAAGGTTTAGACCGAGTACGATAATGAGAAGAGTCAGAGCGGTTCCCCATTGCATTCGAGGAGGAGCATTTGGTACTTGGGTTGAGATTATATATAAATGATAAGGGAGAGCCATTACTTGGTCGTATATAGACTTCGGAAGACTTGGTAAATAAAATGCTGCAACTGTGAACAAAATTGGCGCAGTTTCTCCTGCAGCCCGTCCCATAGCTAGAATTATTCCAGTAATTATGCCTGAAAATGCGTTTGGCAGGACAACCAACCTTGTTGTTTGCCATTTGGTCGCCCCGAGAGCAAGGCTTGCTTCCCGAAACGTTTGCGGCACTGCTAACAAAGCTTCCTCAGAAGCAACAATCATCAGCGGGAGTACAAGTATTGCCAAGGTCAGCGAGCCTGACAAAATGGATGCACCAAACTTCAACATTAGAACGAATATTCCAAAGCCGAACAAGCCATACACAATAGAAGGTACTCCTGCCAGGTTTACTATCGATAACCTAATTAACCTAATAAGTGGCCCGGGTTTTGCATATTCTGCTAGATAGATTGCCGCAAGTACTCCCAATGGAACTGAAAATAGTATAGTACCAGCAATAAGGTAAAGAGTTCCCACAATTGCTGGGAATATTCCGCCTGATTGCATACCCTGAGATGGGTAGCTAAGCAAAAACTCAAGAGTAAGCCCCCTAGCTCCACGAACAACAATAAAAAAGATGATAAAAAAAGTAGGGAGGATGACCACCATTGCCGATGCTTTCAGAAAAGCAAATGCAATTTTCTCTATTGTATATCTACTCATCTCACTATTTCCTTTCGATGGAGCGCAAGGTCCGCTATTAAATTAATGAGAAACGAAATAATGAAAAGAACCAACCCAACGGCGAACAACGCAAAGTAGTGAGGTGAATATTGAACGGTTTCTCCCATTTCAGCTGCTATTGTAGCCGTCATCGTTCGCACAGGTTGGAAAATAGAGTGGGGGATCACTGCCGCATTGCCAGTTACCATAAGCACAGCCATTGTCTCGCCTATAACACGGCCTATTCCTAACATTACAGCAGCTATTATTCCGCTTTTTGCCGATGGCACAACAACACGGCTTATTGTCTGCCATCTTGTAGCACCAAGTGCCAATGATGCGCTACGATAATCCATTGGCACCGCTGTAATTGCATCTTCCGAAATAGAAATAATTGTTGGGAGAGACATAAATGCTAGCATTAGCGAACCAGTAAACGCTGTAAGACCCGTAGGTAAATGCAACAATGTTTTTACTGCAGGTGCAACTACAAGAAGTCCAATGAAACCAATAACTACTGAAGGAATCGCAGCAAGTGTCTCAACCGCCGGTTTCAAAAGTTCCTTCATGCGAGGAGACGCAATCTCAGCGATATAAACGGCAACTGCTATGCCTAGCGGGACAGCAATCACTAATGCACCTGCAGTAACTAAAAGCGAGCCTATTATAAGCGGTAATATCTCAAAACGCCCTGAAAGTGGAAACCACTCGCGTCCAAAAAGAAACCTTCCAACGCTGGTGTATCTAAAGATTGGAAGGCCATTTGCAAGCAACAAACCAAATATTGAAACTACAAAAACGACCGTTGCAATTCCGCTTAGCTGTAACAATCGCTCGATAATTTTTTCTATAAGCTTTCTACGCCTCTTTGCCATCACATCGCCCGTTTCTATTCTATCAAATTCAGAAATTGCTTAAAAGTTCAGAAGTTATTCTTCCTTTGAAAATATGTTTCTAATCTTCACATTAGCCGATTGGGTATATAATCCTTAGCAGAAATAATTAACACTTGAGGCGGTCATTGATGGCAACGCTTGGATATCGCGCAGAAATTGATGCAGGCAGGCGTTTCCTTGAAAAAATTGAACCCAGCAACACAATAGTTTTATTTTTTCATGGCGACGTTGATGGCTGTTGTTCGGGTGCGATAATGTATCGAACGCTAAGATATCACGGTTGCCATTTAACTTTCCCTGTTTTTCTTGAAAAGGGTGAGACAATATATTCGGATTCATTAGCCAAACGTGCGCTTGTGCGCGAACCAACCCACTTAATAGTAATGGATACGGGTAGTCGAAATCAAGCGATTCTGCCTGGCATTACAACAATGGTAATCGACCACCATAA
It contains:
- the pstB gene encoding phosphate ABC transporter ATP-binding protein PstB, with the translated sequence MVNREIIVSTRDLNLYYNDFHALKHVNISIPEKEITALIGPSGCGKSSFLRTINRMNDLIPGARTTGEVLVKNRNIYSPEVDVVELRKRIGMVFQRPNPFPMSVFDNVAYGPRIHGMAKGSKLEEIVEKSLRSAALWDEVKDKLNKSAFTLSGGQQQRLCIARVLAIEPEIVLMDEPASALDPISTLRIEDLMRDLKRNYTIIIVTHNMQQAARVSTYTGFFLSGELIEFGLSEELFTRPRDKRTEDYITGRFG
- the pstA gene encoding phosphate ABC transporter permease PstA, translating into MSRYTIEKIAFAFLKASAMVVILPTFFIIFFIVVRGARGLTLEFLLSYPSQGMQSGGIFPAIVGTLYLIAGTILFSVPLGVLAAIYLAEYAKPGPLIRLIRLSIVNLAGVPSIVYGLFGFGIFVLMLKFGASILSGSLTLAILVLPLMIVASEEALLAVPQTFREASLALGATKWQTTRLVVLPNAFSGIITGIILAMGRAAGETAPILFTVAAFYLPSLPKSIYDQVMALPYHLYIISTQVPNAPPRMQWGTALTLLIIVLGLNLAAAIIRYRFRRHIHW
- the pstC gene encoding phosphate ABC transporter permease subunit PstC, yielding MAKRRRKLIEKIIERLLQLSGIATVVFVVSIFGLLLANGLPIFRYTSVGRFLFGREWFPLSGRFEILPLIIGSLLVTAGALVIAVPLGIAVAVYIAEIASPRMKELLKPAVETLAAIPSVVIGFIGLLVVAPAVKTLLHLPTGLTAFTGSLMLAFMSLPTIISISEDAITAVPMDYRSASLALGATRWQTISRVVVPSAKSGIIAAVMLGIGRVIGETMAVLMVTGNAAVIPHSIFQPVRTMTATIAAEMGETVQYSPHYFALFAVGLVLFIISFLINLIADLALHRKEIVR